A genomic region of Prionailurus bengalensis isolate Pbe53 chromosome D1, Fcat_Pben_1.1_paternal_pri, whole genome shotgun sequence contains the following coding sequences:
- the SCN3B gene encoding sodium channel subunit beta-3 isoform X2, whose protein sequence is MPAFNRLFPLASLVLIFWVSVCLPVCVEVPSETEAVQGNPMKLRCISCMKREEVEATTVVEWFYRPEGGKDFLIYEYRNGQQEVESPFQGRLQWNGSKDLQDVSITVLNVTLNDSGLYTCNVSREFAFEAHRPFVKTTRLIPLRVTEEAGEDFTSVVSEIMMYILLVFLTLWLLVEMIYCYRKVSKAEEAAQENA, encoded by the exons ATGCCTGCCTTCAACAGATTGTTTCCCCTGGCTTCCCTCGTGCTCATCTTCTGGG TCAGTGTCTGCCTCCCTGTGTGTGTGGAAGTGCCCTCGGAGACGGAGGCCGTTCAGGGCAACCCCATGAAGCTGCGCTGCATCTCCTGCATGaagagagaggaggtggaggcCACCACGGTGGTGGAGTGGTTCTACAGGCCCGAGGGCGGTAAAGATTTCCTT ATCTATGAGTATCGAAATGGCCAGCAGGAGGTGGAGAGCCCCTTCCAGGGGCGCCTACAGTGGAATGGGAGCAAGGACTTGCAGGATGTGTCCATCACCGTGCTGAACGTCACCCTGAATGACTCTGGCCTCTATACCTGCAACGTGTCCCGGGAGTTCGCCTTTGAGGCACATCGCCCCTTTGTGAAGACTACACGGCTGATCCCCCTCCGAGTCACCGAAGAGG CTGGAGAGGACTTCACCTCTGTGGTCTCAGAGATCATGATGTACATCCTCCTGGTCTTCCTCACCTTGTGGCTGCTCGTTGAAATGATCTATTGCTACAGGAAGGTCTCAAAGGCCGAAGAGGCAGCTCAAGAAAACGCGTAA
- the SCN3B gene encoding sodium channel subunit beta-3 isoform X1 — MPAFNRLFPLASLVLIFWVSVCLPVCVEVPSETEAVQGNPMKLRCISCMKREEVEATTVVEWFYRPEGGKDFLIYEYRNGQQEVESPFQGRLQWNGSKDLQDVSITVLNVTLNDSGLYTCNVSREFAFEAHRPFVKTTRLIPLRVTEEAGEDFTSVVSEIMMYILLVFLTLWLLVEMIYCYRKVSKAEEAAQENASDYLAIPSENKENSAVPVEE, encoded by the exons ATGCCTGCCTTCAACAGATTGTTTCCCCTGGCTTCCCTCGTGCTCATCTTCTGGG TCAGTGTCTGCCTCCCTGTGTGTGTGGAAGTGCCCTCGGAGACGGAGGCCGTTCAGGGCAACCCCATGAAGCTGCGCTGCATCTCCTGCATGaagagagaggaggtggaggcCACCACGGTGGTGGAGTGGTTCTACAGGCCCGAGGGCGGTAAAGATTTCCTT ATCTATGAGTATCGAAATGGCCAGCAGGAGGTGGAGAGCCCCTTCCAGGGGCGCCTACAGTGGAATGGGAGCAAGGACTTGCAGGATGTGTCCATCACCGTGCTGAACGTCACCCTGAATGACTCTGGCCTCTATACCTGCAACGTGTCCCGGGAGTTCGCCTTTGAGGCACATCGCCCCTTTGTGAAGACTACACGGCTGATCCCCCTCCGAGTCACCGAAGAGG CTGGAGAGGACTTCACCTCTGTGGTCTCAGAGATCATGATGTACATCCTCCTGGTCTTCCTCACCTTGTGGCTGCTCGTTGAAATGATCTATTGCTACAGGAAGGTCTCAAAGGCCGAAGAGGCAGCTCAAGAAAACGC